The Mycolicibacterium flavescens genome has a segment encoding these proteins:
- a CDS encoding dihydrodipicolinate reductase, producing MVWGTGFVGKMVIPEIVEHPLFELVGVGVNDPDKVGRDVGEICGLDTELGLAATDDVDALIALKPDALVHYGPTANHADDNIALITRFLRAGIDVCSTAMTPWIWPTMHLNPPNWIEPITEACELGESSCLTTGIDPGFANDLFPMTLMGLCSEVRKVRASELLDYTNYEGDYDREMGIGKPPEYRPLLENPDILIFAWGATVPMIAHAAGIMLDEITTTWDKWVTPTERKTAKGIIAPGNVAAVRFTINGVYQGETRIQLEHVNRIGNDAAPDWPSGNENDVYRVDIEGTPSIFQETAFRFTDGSGRDAAAAGCLATGLRALNAVPAVNDLSPGWVTALDLPLIPGAGTIR from the coding sequence GTGGTCTGGGGCACCGGATTCGTGGGGAAGATGGTGATCCCCGAGATCGTCGAACACCCCCTGTTCGAGCTGGTCGGCGTCGGTGTGAACGACCCTGACAAGGTCGGCCGCGACGTCGGTGAGATCTGCGGGCTGGACACGGAGTTGGGACTGGCCGCGACCGACGACGTCGATGCGCTGATCGCGCTGAAACCCGACGCGCTGGTGCATTACGGGCCGACAGCCAATCACGCCGACGACAACATCGCACTGATCACCCGCTTCCTGCGGGCCGGCATCGACGTCTGTTCCACCGCCATGACGCCCTGGATCTGGCCGACCATGCATCTCAACCCGCCGAACTGGATCGAACCCATCACCGAAGCCTGCGAACTCGGTGAATCGTCGTGCCTGACCACCGGCATCGACCCCGGGTTCGCCAACGATCTGTTTCCGATGACGCTGATGGGCCTGTGTTCGGAGGTGCGCAAGGTTCGTGCCTCCGAACTGCTCGACTACACCAACTACGAAGGCGACTACGACCGCGAGATGGGCATCGGCAAGCCACCCGAGTACCGTCCGCTTCTCGAGAATCCCGACATCCTGATATTCGCCTGGGGCGCAACGGTTCCGATGATTGCGCATGCCGCAGGCATCATGCTCGACGAGATCACCACCACATGGGACAAGTGGGTGACGCCGACCGAACGCAAGACCGCCAAGGGCATCATCGCCCCGGGTAACGTCGCGGCCGTGCGGTTCACGATCAACGGGGTGTACCAGGGCGAGACCCGCATCCAGCTCGAACACGTCAACCGGATCGGTAACGACGCGGCGCCCGACTGGCCGTCGGGCAACGAGAACGACGTCTACCGCGTCGACATCGAGGGCACACCCAGCATTTTCCAGGAGACCGCGTTCCGGTTCACCGACGGTTCCGGGCGCGACGCCGCCGCGGCCGGCTGCCTGGCGACCGGCCTGCGCGCGCTCAACGCGGTGCCCGCGGTCAACGACCTCTCGCCGGGCTGGGTGACGGCGTTGGATTTGCCTTTGATTCCGGGCGCAGGCACCATCCGCTGA
- the dnaK_1 gene encoding molecular chaperone produces MADGIGLSVGATNLAAVVVGRSALTRSPVLTRFPHRPPEVGVPSENPNLDERGLILTDFVDRVGDHVGIVAVDGSTHKAEVVLADALRAMLHAVGGGRSPGGNIAVTHPAHWRPASVDALRGALAAVPEFSRPRKAPVVSDGVAALTSLQDEPGVPSRGVIALCDFGGTGTSVSLFDAGNGYAQIGETVRHHDLSGDLVDQALLTHVLEDLSAAGAVDLSSTSAIGSLSRLRAQCRGAKERLSTATFTSLVAELPGHRSDVRLTRTELDEVLSGPLAGFANTLQETLERNGIRELAAVASVGGGARIPIVTTTLSERFRAPVITSAHPELAAAVGAGLAAVRGTVEEGMTAMSAAPGAAAAAAAAAATAMAPEVGSPGDEGAPESGSFGALAWSDAEELPDVPEGMATDPYDYGPPAGAGEVRPQMQFGDDESWDDLPPRPVPWYRNPAVPLAGGVLVVLAALVAAVLWVMSGDESAPDPASTTPPPMTVTPRPTTPTTAEPPPPSPATEAPQTVYRPPPPVTRTVTEPPPSPEPPPPPPPSPEPPPPTTEPPPTTEPPPTTQPPPWSPTAPYPTIPGLPWVPAPQLPGQPGP; encoded by the coding sequence ATGGCCGATGGGATAGGGCTGTCGGTTGGCGCGACCAACCTGGCGGCCGTCGTCGTGGGCAGATCGGCCCTGACCCGGTCGCCGGTGTTGACGCGGTTCCCGCATCGGCCGCCCGAGGTCGGCGTGCCCAGCGAAAACCCCAACCTCGACGAACGCGGCCTGATCCTGACCGATTTCGTCGACCGGGTCGGCGACCATGTCGGCATCGTTGCCGTCGACGGTTCGACTCACAAGGCCGAAGTCGTGCTCGCCGACGCCCTGCGGGCGATGCTTCACGCGGTCGGGGGCGGCCGAAGCCCGGGCGGCAACATCGCGGTGACGCACCCGGCGCACTGGCGGCCCGCATCCGTCGACGCGCTGCGCGGCGCGCTGGCCGCCGTTCCCGAGTTTTCGCGGCCCCGGAAGGCGCCCGTGGTCTCCGACGGGGTGGCGGCGCTGACCTCGCTGCAGGACGAACCGGGGGTGCCCAGCCGCGGCGTCATCGCGCTCTGCGACTTCGGCGGGACCGGAACGAGCGTCAGCCTGTTCGATGCCGGTAACGGTTACGCGCAGATCGGCGAGACCGTCCGCCACCACGACCTGTCCGGTGACCTGGTCGACCAGGCGCTGCTGACCCACGTCCTCGAGGATTTGTCGGCGGCCGGGGCCGTCGATCTGTCCAGCACGTCGGCGATCGGCTCTTTGTCTCGGTTGCGAGCGCAGTGCCGCGGCGCCAAGGAGCGGCTGTCCACGGCGACGTTCACCTCGCTGGTGGCCGAATTGCCCGGGCACCGCAGCGATGTGCGGCTGACCCGCACCGAACTCGACGAAGTGCTGAGCGGACCCCTCGCGGGCTTCGCGAACACCCTGCAGGAGACCCTGGAGCGCAACGGAATTCGTGAACTTGCGGCCGTCGCGTCGGTCGGCGGCGGGGCGCGGATCCCGATCGTCACCACCACGCTCTCGGAGCGGTTCCGGGCGCCGGTCATCACCTCGGCCCATCCCGAATTGGCCGCGGCCGTAGGCGCCGGATTGGCCGCCGTGCGGGGCACCGTGGAAGAGGGGATGACCGCGATGTCCGCGGCCCCCGGTGCTGCGGCTGCGGCTGCAGCCGCAGCGGCGACGGCGATGGCCCCCGAGGTCGGCTCCCCGGGCGACGAGGGGGCACCAGAGTCGGGTTCTTTCGGGGCGTTGGCCTGGTCGGACGCCGAGGAGTTGCCTGACGTCCCCGAGGGTATGGCAACGGACCCCTACGACTACGGACCGCCCGCGGGAGCCGGCGAGGTGCGGCCGCAGATGCAGTTCGGAGACGACGAGTCCTGGGACGACCTGCCGCCCCGACCGGTGCCGTGGTACCGCAATCCGGCGGTCCCGCTGGCAGGCGGTGTCCTCGTGGTGCTGGCGGCGCTGGTGGCCGCGGTGCTGTGGGTGATGTCCGGCGACGAGTCCGCACCCGATCCCGCGTCGACCACCCCACCGCCGATGACGGTCACCCCGCGGCCCACGACACCGACCACCGCCGAGCCGCCGCCACCATCGCCGGCCACCGAGGCGCCGCAGACCGTCTACCGGCCGCCTCCGCCGGTGACGCGGACGGTCACCGAACCGCCCCCGTCGCCCGAACCGCCACCTCCACCTCCGCCGTCGCCGGAGCCCCCGCCGCCGACGACGGAGCCGCCGCCGACGACCGAGCCGCCGCCGACCACCCAGCCACCGCCGTGGAGCCCGACGGCGCCGTATCCGACCATCCCAGGTCTTCCGTGGGTGCCCGCTCCGCAACTACCCGGTCAGCCGGGACCGTAG
- the chbR gene encoding transcriptional regulator containing an amidase domain and an AraC-type DNA-binding HTH domain, whose amino-acid sequence MHTVAVVALPNTIAFDLATAVEVFDRVRLPSGEPGYRVMVCATAPVVTAGPLAIASDRGIADLRRADTIVVPGCDDLDTPPPDELVDALRSAHRRGARIASICTGAFTLAEAGLLDGRRATTHWVAADLFRARYPDVHLDPDVLYVDEGDILSSAGASAGLDLCLHMVALDHGSAMAADAARMAVAPLHRSGGQAQFIVRNRPAVNSIAEQTTLDDLLAWLEHNAHRDLTLHDLAAQAALSVRTLNRRFQAETGQTPMQWLTGVRIRHAQQLLESTDHGVERIGREVGFTSAANFREQFRRLTGVSPQSYRNTFRDRIAG is encoded by the coding sequence ATGCATACGGTCGCGGTTGTCGCGCTGCCGAACACGATCGCGTTCGACCTGGCGACGGCGGTCGAGGTGTTCGACCGCGTTCGACTGCCCTCAGGGGAGCCGGGATACCGGGTCATGGTGTGTGCGACGGCTCCGGTGGTGACCGCAGGTCCACTCGCCATCGCGAGCGACCGCGGAATCGCAGATCTGCGGCGCGCCGACACCATCGTGGTGCCCGGCTGCGACGACCTGGACACCCCGCCGCCCGATGAGCTCGTCGACGCGCTGCGATCGGCCCACCGCAGGGGAGCGCGGATCGCGTCCATCTGCACGGGCGCGTTCACGCTCGCGGAGGCGGGACTGCTCGACGGTAGGCGGGCCACCACCCATTGGGTGGCCGCCGACCTGTTCCGTGCGCGGTATCCCGATGTGCACCTCGATCCCGACGTCCTCTACGTCGACGAGGGCGACATCTTGTCGTCGGCCGGCGCGTCGGCCGGGCTCGACCTGTGTCTGCACATGGTGGCGCTCGATCACGGCAGCGCGATGGCCGCCGATGCCGCCCGCATGGCGGTCGCGCCATTGCACCGCAGCGGAGGCCAGGCCCAGTTCATCGTGCGAAACCGCCCGGCGGTCAACAGCATTGCCGAGCAGACCACGCTCGACGACCTGCTGGCATGGCTCGAACACAACGCGCACCGCGACCTCACACTGCACGACCTGGCCGCGCAAGCGGCGCTCAGTGTGCGAACCCTCAACCGTCGCTTCCAGGCCGAGACGGGGCAGACGCCAATGCAGTGGCTGACGGGCGTGCGCATCCGCCATGCGCAGCAGTTGTTGGAGAGCACCGACCACGGTGTCGAACGCATCGGCCGCGAGGTGGGCTTCACGTCCGCGGCGAACTTCCGCGAGCAGTTCCGGCGACTGACCGGTGTGTCGCCGCAGAGCTACCGCAACACGTTTCGCGATCGCATCGCCGGCTGA
- a CDS encoding SAM dependent carboxyl methyltransferase, translating to MPESSIVVRPEPMESGSYTAGSRLQAAGLQGAIKLFEEAAAAVPIPRPPQPFVIADYGASTGHNSLLPICAAIAVVRKRTRTDHPTLVVHTDVPDNDFTALFRTLAEDPDTYLSKDSAAFASAIGRSFYSQIMPSSSVILGWSSWAIHWLSRVPAPIPDHVHAAYSRDETVRAAYARQAATDWHEFIAFRGRELRRGGRLVVMTTAVDDNGEVGYRKVLGALVDAIDELAADGLLTADEVHRMGIPIVGRREQDFLAPFAPKGRFEQLEIEHLEIFDAGDRFWQQYQVDGNATTFGAQWASFARAAVFPMLATALEGGAADPRTAQFFDRLEAGLAARLAAAPEKSQIPMAHLVLTKKPRNP from the coding sequence ATGCCCGAGTCCAGCATCGTCGTGCGGCCCGAGCCGATGGAGAGCGGGTCGTACACCGCCGGTTCGCGTCTGCAGGCCGCGGGCCTGCAGGGAGCCATCAAGCTCTTCGAGGAAGCGGCCGCGGCCGTTCCGATCCCGAGGCCTCCGCAGCCGTTCGTCATCGCCGACTACGGCGCGTCGACCGGCCACAACTCGCTTCTGCCCATCTGTGCGGCAATCGCGGTGGTGCGCAAGCGGACCCGCACTGATCACCCCACCTTGGTCGTGCACACCGACGTACCGGATAACGACTTCACCGCGCTGTTCCGCACCCTGGCCGAGGATCCGGACACATATCTGAGCAAGGACTCGGCGGCCTTCGCCTCCGCGATCGGGCGGTCGTTCTACTCGCAGATCATGCCGTCGAGCAGCGTGATCCTCGGCTGGAGTTCGTGGGCCATCCATTGGCTCAGCCGCGTCCCCGCGCCGATTCCCGACCATGTCCATGCGGCCTACAGTCGCGACGAGACCGTGCGCGCGGCGTACGCCAGGCAGGCCGCCACCGACTGGCACGAGTTCATCGCGTTCCGCGGTCGGGAGCTGCGCCGCGGTGGTCGTCTCGTCGTGATGACGACGGCGGTCGACGACAACGGTGAGGTGGGGTACCGCAAGGTGCTCGGCGCGCTGGTCGATGCGATCGACGAGTTGGCCGCCGACGGCTTGCTGACGGCCGACGAGGTGCACCGGATGGGTATCCCGATCGTCGGCCGACGGGAACAGGATTTCCTGGCGCCGTTCGCCCCGAAGGGCCGCTTCGAACAACTCGAGATCGAACATCTCGAGATCTTCGACGCCGGGGACCGCTTCTGGCAGCAGTACCAAGTCGACGGCAACGCAACGACTTTCGGGGCGCAATGGGCGTCGTTCGCCAGGGCGGCGGTGTTCCCGATGCTGGCGACCGCACTCGAGGGCGGCGCCGCCGATCCGCGGACGGCCCAGTTCTTCGATCGCCTGGAGGCAGGCCTGGCCGCCCGGCTCGCCGCGGCCCCCGAGAAGAGTCAGATCCCGATGGCACACCTGGTATTGACCAAGAAGCCGAGGAACCCCTGA
- a CDS encoding beta-lactamase domain-containing protein, producing MNGGPIGRVVTHGTFELDGGSWEVDNNIWIVGDDSEVVVFDAAHDAGPIVNAVGGRHVVAVVCTHGHNDHVTVAPELGQALDAPVLMHPADDMLWRMTHPDSDFRTVADGDTLRVAGTELRALHTPGHSPGSVCWHAPELNAVFSGDTLFQGGPGATGRSFSDFPTILESISGRLGKLPDHTVVYTGHGDSTTIGDELVNYDEWVARGS from the coding sequence ATGAACGGCGGACCGATCGGCCGGGTGGTCACCCACGGCACCTTCGAACTCGACGGCGGCAGTTGGGAAGTCGACAACAACATCTGGATCGTCGGCGACGACTCCGAGGTGGTGGTGTTCGACGCGGCCCATGACGCGGGACCGATCGTCAACGCGGTCGGCGGTCGGCATGTGGTCGCAGTCGTGTGCACTCACGGGCACAACGACCATGTGACGGTGGCGCCCGAACTGGGTCAGGCGCTCGACGCTCCGGTGCTGATGCACCCGGCCGACGACATGCTGTGGCGAATGACGCACCCGGACAGCGACTTCCGCACCGTCGCCGACGGCGACACCCTGCGGGTCGCCGGGACCGAGCTTCGCGCCTTGCACACGCCCGGCCACTCGCCGGGTTCGGTGTGCTGGCACGCGCCCGAGTTGAACGCGGTGTTCTCCGGCGACACCCTCTTCCAGGGCGGGCCTGGGGCGACAGGGCGGTCGTTCTCTGACTTTCCCACCATCCTCGAGTCGATCTCCGGCCGGCTGGGGAAGCTGCCCGACCACACGGTCGTCTACACCGGGCACGGCGACTCCACGACCATCGGCGACGAACTCGTCAACTACGACGAGTGGGTGGCCCGCGGCAGCTGA
- the adhE2 gene encoding Zinc-dependent alcohol dehydrogenase AdhE2: MSQTVRGVISRKKDEPVEVVDIVIPDPGPGEVVVDVTACGVCHTDLTYREGGINDEFPFLLGHEAAGTVESVGEGVTNVEPGDFVILNWRAVCGQCRACKRGRPHLCFDTHNAAQKMTLTDGTELTPALGIGAFADKTLVHEGQCTKVDPAADPAAAGLLGCGVMAGLGAAVNTGAVSRDDTVAVIGCGGVGDAAIAGAALVGAKRIIAVDTDNKKLEWARDFGATHTINARELDPVETIADLTDGFGADVVIDAVGRPETWKQAFYARDLAGTVVLVGVPTPDMTLEMPLIDFFSRGGALKSSWYGDCLPERDFPTLISLYLQGRLPLDKFVTERIGIDDVEEAFHKMHGGSEVLRSVVIL, translated from the coding sequence ATGAGTCAAACGGTGCGCGGAGTGATCTCACGAAAGAAGGACGAACCAGTCGAGGTCGTGGACATCGTGATTCCCGACCCGGGTCCGGGTGAGGTGGTGGTCGACGTCACCGCGTGCGGGGTCTGCCACACCGACCTGACGTATCGGGAGGGCGGCATCAACGACGAATTCCCGTTCCTGCTGGGCCACGAGGCCGCCGGCACCGTCGAATCCGTCGGCGAAGGCGTCACCAACGTCGAACCCGGTGACTTCGTGATCCTGAACTGGCGCGCGGTGTGCGGCCAGTGCCGGGCCTGCAAGCGCGGCCGCCCGCACCTGTGCTTCGACACCCACAACGCCGCGCAGAAGATGACGCTGACCGACGGCACCGAGTTGACCCCGGCGCTGGGCATCGGCGCATTCGCGGACAAGACCCTCGTGCACGAGGGGCAGTGCACCAAGGTCGATCCGGCCGCCGACCCCGCCGCGGCCGGCCTGCTCGGCTGCGGCGTGATGGCCGGCCTGGGCGCCGCGGTCAACACCGGCGCGGTCAGCCGCGACGACACCGTGGCGGTGATCGGCTGCGGCGGGGTCGGCGACGCCGCCATCGCCGGGGCCGCCCTGGTCGGCGCCAAGCGCATCATCGCCGTCGACACCGACAACAAGAAGCTCGAGTGGGCACGCGACTTCGGCGCCACCCACACCATCAACGCCCGCGAACTGGACCCCGTGGAGACCATCGCCGACCTCACCGACGGCTTTGGCGCCGACGTGGTGATCGACGCGGTCGGGCGACCGGAGACCTGGAAGCAGGCGTTCTACGCGCGCGACCTGGCGGGAACCGTTGTCCTGGTCGGGGTTCCGACCCCGGACATGACGCTGGAGATGCCGCTGATCGACTTCTTCTCGCGCGGGGGCGCACTGAAGTCCTCGTGGTACGGCGACTGCCTGCCCGAACGCGACTTCCCCACCCTGATCAGCCTGTACCTGCAGGGGCGGCTACCGCTGGACAAGTTCGTCACCGAACGCATCGGCATCGACGACGTCGAAGAGGCCTTCCACAAGATGCACGGCGGCTCCGAGGTGCTGCGCTCGGTGGTGATCTTGTGA
- the ygiD gene encoding extradiol ring-cleavage dioxygenase III subunit B: MADSLPALFLSHGAPPLVDDELWVRQLAAWAGELPRPAAILVVSAHWESAPLTIGSTSTETPLTYDFWGFPQRYYRTTYDAPGAVDLAARVESLLTGDGPVRHHPDRRLDHGAYVPLTVMYPDADIPVLQISMPTLDPRALLRLGERLRPLRDEGVLIIGSGFTTHGLPFLDDWTPNATPPDWSVEFDMWAVERFAAGDVDALIDFRHRAPGMPYAHPTIEHWAPLFVALGAAGDPSQPARQVIDGYWMGLAKRSIELI, encoded by the coding sequence ATGGCTGATTCGCTTCCCGCGCTGTTCCTCTCCCACGGTGCGCCCCCGCTCGTCGATGACGAGCTGTGGGTGCGTCAGCTGGCGGCGTGGGCGGGTGAATTGCCGCGTCCGGCGGCCATCCTCGTCGTGTCGGCGCACTGGGAATCCGCACCCTTGACGATCGGCTCCACGTCGACCGAGACGCCACTGACCTACGATTTCTGGGGCTTTCCACAGCGCTACTACCGGACGACCTACGACGCCCCCGGCGCCGTCGACCTCGCCGCGCGGGTCGAGTCTCTGCTAACAGGCGACGGCCCGGTGCGCCATCACCCCGACCGCCGGCTCGACCACGGCGCCTACGTCCCGCTGACGGTGATGTACCCCGACGCCGACATCCCGGTGCTGCAGATCTCGATGCCGACCCTGGACCCCCGCGCGCTGCTGCGTCTCGGCGAGCGGTTGCGCCCGCTGCGCGACGAGGGTGTGCTGATTATCGGTTCCGGGTTCACCACCCACGGGCTGCCATTCCTCGACGATTGGACGCCGAACGCGACGCCGCCGGACTGGTCGGTGGAGTTCGACATGTGGGCGGTCGAGAGGTTCGCCGCAGGCGACGTCGACGCCTTGATCGACTTCCGGCACCGGGCGCCGGGCATGCCGTACGCGCATCCCACCATCGAGCACTGGGCGCCGCTGTTCGTCGCGCTCGGCGCCGCCGGCGATCCCTCGCAGCCGGCACGGCAGGTGATCGACGGCTACTGGATGGGGTTGGCCAAGAGATCGATCGAATTGATTTAG
- the ubiG_1 gene encoding methylase involved in ubiquinone/menaquinone biosynthesis, with the protein MTDIDHSPAADTTEDFAARMVSAIDNASLVLLLSIGHQTGLWDTMAGSAPATSAQLAAAAGLNERYVREWLGGVVTAGVVDYDPATGAYWLPQHRGAVLTRAAGPDNVARLAQFISLLGEVEQKIIGCFRSGGGLSYSEYPRFHTVMAEQSGEVFDAALVDVILPLAEGLPQLLRDGADVADIGCGSGHAINVMAQAFPASRFTGIDFSDEGLGVGRAEAARLGLANANFVAADVAALDMSESYDVITVFDAIHDQAAPAAVLANIYRALRPGGCLLMVDVKASSRLEDNVGVPLSTYLYTVSTMHCMTVSLGLDGAGLGTCWGHQLAASMLADAGFSDVQVREIETDPINNYYVARK; encoded by the coding sequence ATGACCGATATCGACCACAGCCCAGCCGCGGACACGACCGAGGATTTCGCCGCGCGGATGGTGTCCGCGATCGACAACGCCAGCCTCGTCCTGCTGTTGTCGATCGGCCACCAGACCGGGTTGTGGGACACCATGGCCGGTTCGGCCCCGGCCACCAGCGCTCAGCTGGCCGCGGCCGCGGGACTCAACGAACGCTATGTGCGGGAGTGGCTGGGCGGTGTGGTCACGGCGGGGGTGGTCGACTATGACCCCGCGACGGGCGCCTACTGGCTGCCGCAGCACCGGGGCGCAGTGCTCACCCGGGCCGCCGGCCCGGACAACGTCGCGCGGTTGGCGCAGTTCATCTCGCTGCTCGGCGAGGTCGAGCAGAAGATCATCGGCTGCTTCCGCTCCGGCGGAGGGTTGTCCTACAGCGAGTACCCGCGGTTCCACACGGTGATGGCCGAGCAGAGCGGAGAGGTGTTCGACGCCGCGCTCGTCGACGTCATCCTGCCGTTGGCAGAGGGATTGCCGCAGCTGTTGCGCGACGGGGCCGATGTCGCCGACATCGGTTGCGGCAGCGGGCACGCGATCAACGTGATGGCCCAGGCGTTCCCGGCCAGCCGGTTCACCGGAATCGACTTCAGCGACGAGGGTCTCGGCGTGGGGCGCGCCGAGGCCGCCCGGCTGGGCCTGGCCAACGCCAACTTCGTCGCAGCAGACGTCGCGGCGCTCGATATGTCCGAAAGTTACGATGTGATAACGGTTTTCGATGCCATTCATGACCAAGCCGCACCGGCGGCCGTGCTGGCGAACATCTATCGTGCACTGCGCCCGGGCGGCTGCCTGCTCATGGTCGACGTCAAGGCCTCGAGCCGGCTGGAGGACAACGTCGGCGTTCCGCTGTCCACGTATCTCTACACGGTCTCAACGATGCACTGCATGACGGTGTCGCTCGGCCTCGACGGCGCGGGGTTGGGTACCTGCTGGGGCCATCAACTCGCCGCGTCGATGCTCGCCGACGCGGGCTTCAGCGATGTCCAGGTGCGCGAGATCGAGACCGATCCGATCAACAACTACTACGTCGCGCGCAAGTAG
- a CDS encoding penicillin-binding protein, beta-lactamase class C, translating to MSALDLMDDWPVPNAAAAVVGPSGVVAEHGEQRQRFELASVTKSLAARAVQVGVEEGAVELDTEAGPPGATVRHLLAHASGHSMRSSETMAEPGTRRVYSNYGFGVLAETLEKATGIAFDRYLTEAVFEPLGMTDSVLDGGAAAAGYGATSTVADLAAFAADLLRPATVSAPLHGEAISVQFPGLDGVLPGFGVQRPNDWGLGFEIRGGKSPHWTGEANSERTFGHFGQSGTFLWVDPDADLALVVLTDRNFGEWAYKLWRALSDEVLREFAAD from the coding sequence ATGAGCGCGCTGGATCTTATGGACGACTGGCCGGTGCCCAACGCCGCGGCCGCCGTGGTCGGACCTTCCGGGGTGGTGGCCGAGCACGGCGAGCAGCGGCAGCGATTCGAGTTGGCGTCGGTGACCAAGTCGCTGGCCGCACGAGCGGTGCAGGTCGGTGTCGAGGAGGGCGCCGTCGAACTCGACACCGAGGCGGGCCCGCCTGGGGCGACCGTGCGTCACCTGTTGGCGCACGCGTCGGGTCACTCGATGCGCTCGTCGGAGACGATGGCCGAGCCGGGGACGCGGCGCGTCTACTCGAACTACGGGTTCGGGGTGCTCGCCGAGACGCTCGAGAAGGCGACGGGCATCGCGTTCGACCGGTATCTGACCGAGGCGGTGTTCGAACCGCTGGGCATGACCGACAGCGTGCTCGACGGCGGTGCGGCAGCCGCGGGGTACGGCGCGACGTCGACGGTCGCCGATCTGGCGGCCTTCGCCGCGGACTTGCTGCGGCCGGCGACGGTCTCCGCGCCACTGCATGGCGAGGCGATCTCGGTGCAGTTTCCTGGCCTGGATGGGGTGCTGCCGGGGTTCGGTGTGCAGCGGCCCAACGACTGGGGGCTGGGCTTCGAGATCCGCGGCGGCAAGTCGCCGCATTGGACGGGCGAGGCGAACTCCGAGCGCACGTTCGGGCATTTTGGCCAGTCAGGGACGTTTTTGTGGGTCGATCCGGACGCCGATCTGGCGCTCGTCGTGCTCACCGACCGCAATTTCGGCGAGTGGGCGTACAAGCTGTGGCGGGCCTTGTCTGACGAAGTCCTGAGAGAATTTGCCGCAGACTAG
- a CDS encoding Protein of uncharacterised function (DUF3145), whose amino-acid sequence MRASNQFAEATTGVVYIHASPAAVCPHVEWALSSTLQSRANLKWTPQPAMPGQLRAVTNWVGPVGTGGALASALRSWSVLRFEVTEDPSPGVDGHRWCHTPQLGLWSGSMSANGDVIVGEMRLRAMMAAGADTLAAELDSVLGTAWDEALEPYRDGGAGAEVSWLSRGVG is encoded by the coding sequence ATGCGTGCGTCGAACCAGTTCGCCGAAGCGACGACGGGCGTGGTCTACATCCACGCGTCACCCGCTGCGGTGTGCCCGCATGTCGAGTGGGCGTTGTCGTCGACCCTTCAGTCGAGGGCGAACCTCAAGTGGACCCCGCAACCGGCTATGCCGGGACAGTTGCGTGCCGTCACCAACTGGGTCGGCCCGGTCGGGACGGGTGGCGCGTTGGCCAGTGCGCTGCGCTCGTGGTCGGTGCTGCGCTTCGAGGTGACCGAGGACCCCAGCCCCGGGGTCGACGGCCATCGCTGGTGCCACACGCCGCAGCTCGGACTGTGGAGCGGGTCGATGAGCGCCAACGGCGATGTGATCGTCGGCGAGATGCGGCTGCGGGCGATGATGGCCGCCGGCGCCGACACGCTGGCCGCCGAACTGGACTCCGTGCTGGGCACGGCATGGGACGAGGCCCTGGAGCCGTACCGCGACGGTGGTGCGGGCGCGGAGGTCAGTTGGCTCAGCCGCGGAGTCGGGTAG